In Mycobacteriales bacterium, the following are encoded in one genomic region:
- a CDS encoding ArsA family ATPase, translating to MRVLLFTGKGGVGKTTTSAATAAYAAARGHKTLVLSTDPAHSLDDAFGVALADTPTEIDAGLYGQQIDAQRAFESNWRSVQDYLRDVLEQGGIAPLEAEELTVLPGAEEVLALLELRNQVAGGRWDVVVVDCAPTGETLRLLALPEAMQWWMQRVYPTDRRVLRNVRPVLSHLAGLPLPPDSVFAAAQRLCDELSEVRSLIVDPATTSVRLVLTPESMVVAEARRTLTALSLFGYRVDGIVANRVFPECGPSDAWRDGWVSRQREQLAEVAASFTGIPVWESAYAAAEPLGLEALAAFADQVYADGRPDPLEPVTVADPLTVEQVSSDEYVLVLALPHADRPDVELVRKGDDLVVTVGSYRRVIALPSALRRCTVDGAALRDGALRVRFAADPSVWRAM from the coding sequence GTGCGGGTCCTGCTGTTCACCGGCAAGGGGGGAGTCGGGAAGACGACAACCTCCGCGGCCACGGCGGCGTACGCCGCGGCCCGGGGACACAAGACGCTGGTGCTCTCGACCGACCCCGCCCACTCTCTCGACGACGCGTTCGGCGTAGCGCTCGCTGACACCCCGACGGAGATCGACGCCGGCCTGTACGGGCAGCAGATCGACGCCCAGCGTGCCTTCGAGTCGAACTGGCGCTCGGTGCAGGACTACCTGAGGGACGTCCTCGAGCAGGGCGGCATCGCACCGCTGGAAGCCGAGGAGCTCACGGTGCTGCCGGGCGCGGAGGAGGTCCTGGCTCTGCTGGAGCTTCGCAACCAGGTGGCGGGCGGGCGTTGGGACGTCGTGGTCGTCGACTGCGCTCCGACGGGGGAGACGCTGCGGCTGCTGGCGTTGCCCGAGGCGATGCAGTGGTGGATGCAGCGGGTCTATCCCACCGACCGTCGGGTGCTGCGCAACGTCCGGCCGGTGCTGAGCCACCTGGCCGGCCTGCCGCTGCCGCCGGACTCGGTGTTCGCGGCCGCACAGCGGCTCTGTGACGAGCTGTCGGAGGTGCGTTCGCTCATCGTCGACCCGGCGACGACCTCGGTGCGTCTGGTCCTCACTCCGGAGTCGATGGTCGTTGCCGAGGCGCGCCGGACGTTGACCGCGCTGTCGCTGTTCGGCTACCGGGTCGACGGGATCGTCGCCAACCGGGTGTTCCCCGAATGCGGCCCCTCCGATGCCTGGCGGGACGGCTGGGTGAGCCGCCAGCGTGAGCAGCTGGCCGAGGTCGCCGCTTCCTTCACCGGGATACCGGTCTGGGAGTCGGCGTACGCCGCCGCCGAGCCGCTGGGGCTGGAGGCGCTCGCCGCCTTCGCCGACCAGGTCTACGCCGACGGGCGGCCGGACCCGCTCGAGCCGGTCACCGTCGCCGACCCGTTGACCGTCGAGCAGGTCAGCAGCGACGAGTACGTCTTGGTGCTTGCCCTCCCGCACGCCGACCGGCCCGACGTCGAGCTGGTCCGCAAAGGTGACGATCTCGTGGTGACCGTCGGCTCCTACCGGCGGGTGATCGCGCTGCCCAGCGCGTTGCGCCGTTGCACGGTCGACGGCGCTGCGCTGCGCGACGGCGCGCTGCGGGTGCGCTTCGCGGCGGATCCCTCGGTCTGGAGGGCGATGTGA
- a CDS encoding lysophospholipid acyltransferase family protein, producing MVYWFLKHIVLGPILKTLFRPWVEGAENIPASGGAILASNHLSFSDSFFLPLEVDRRVTFLAKGDYFTGRGIKGKLTAAFFKSINQVPVDRSGGRASEAALNKGVEILRSGELLGIYPEGTRSPDGRLYRGKTGIARMALEAGVPVIPVAMINTFEIQPAGQVRPKIMQVGIKIGKPLDFSRYAGMESDRFVLRSITDEIMYELMQLSGQEYVDMYATKAKEELAEARAAAGAALAPEPELAKAS from the coding sequence ATGGTCTACTGGTTCCTCAAGCACATCGTGCTGGGCCCGATCCTCAAGACCTTGTTCCGGCCGTGGGTCGAAGGCGCGGAGAACATCCCCGCCTCCGGCGGCGCGATCCTGGCCAGCAACCATCTGTCGTTCTCGGACTCGTTCTTCCTGCCGTTGGAGGTCGACCGCCGCGTCACCTTCCTGGCCAAGGGCGACTACTTCACCGGCCGCGGGATCAAGGGCAAGCTGACCGCGGCGTTCTTCAAGTCGATCAACCAGGTGCCGGTCGACCGCAGCGGCGGTCGGGCGAGTGAGGCCGCGCTGAACAAGGGCGTCGAGATCCTCAGGTCGGGCGAGCTGCTCGGGATCTACCCGGAGGGCACGCGGTCGCCCGACGGCCGGCTGTACCGCGGCAAGACCGGCATTGCCCGCATGGCGCTCGAAGCCGGGGTGCCGGTGATCCCCGTCGCGATGATCAACACCTTCGAGATCCAGCCGGCTGGGCAGGTGCGGCCGAAGATCATGCAGGTCGGCATCAAGATCGGCAAGCCGCTGGACTTCTCCCGCTACGCGGGGATGGAGAGCGACCGCTTCGTGCTGCGCTCGATCACCGACGAGATCATGTATGAGCTCATGCAGCTGTCCGGCCAGGAGTACGTCGACATGTACGCCACCAAGGCGAAGGAAGAGCTGGCTGAGGCGCGAGCGGCTGCCGGCGCGGCGCTCGCGCCCGAGCCGGAGCTCGCCAAGGCTTCCTGA
- a CDS encoding alpha/beta fold hydrolase, with protein sequence MTAGLSPSDTSPYAAEGGAVGVVLCHGFTGMPGSMRPWGEALAAAGLTVRVPLLPGHGTRWQDANRSTWQQWYAALDAAVDDLRSRCTSVFVMGLSMGGTLTIRLAEQRSNDLAGIVVVNPSLFTTRKDAKLLPLLRHVVPSLAGIGSDIKKPGVSEPAYPRMPVKAAYQLSLLWRLTNDDLAKVTAPLLVMTSRHDHVVEAGNSERVMDGVSSTDKERIWLEDSYHVATLDNDLPLIIDRSLAFVHARAATASP encoded by the coding sequence GTGACCGCTGGCCTTTCACCGAGCGACACCAGCCCGTACGCCGCGGAGGGCGGAGCCGTCGGGGTGGTGCTCTGCCACGGGTTCACGGGAATGCCAGGAAGCATGCGGCCGTGGGGCGAGGCACTGGCGGCGGCGGGCCTGACCGTGCGGGTCCCGCTGCTCCCCGGGCACGGCACCCGATGGCAGGACGCGAACCGCTCGACCTGGCAGCAGTGGTACGCCGCGCTCGACGCGGCGGTCGACGACCTGCGCTCGCGCTGCACGTCGGTCTTCGTGATGGGCCTGTCGATGGGCGGCACCCTCACGATCCGTCTGGCAGAACAGCGCAGCAACGATCTCGCCGGCATCGTCGTGGTCAACCCCTCCCTGTTCACCACCCGCAAGGACGCAAAGCTGCTCCCCCTGTTGCGCCACGTCGTGCCGTCGTTGGCAGGCATCGGCAGCGACATCAAGAAACCCGGCGTCAGCGAACCGGCGTACCCGAGGATGCCGGTCAAGGCCGCCTACCAGCTGTCCTTGCTCTGGCGGCTGACCAACGACGACTTGGCGAAGGTCACCGCCCCCCTGCTGGTGATGACCAGCCGCCACGACCACGTCGTCGAGGCGGGGAACTCGGAACGCGTGATGGACGGCGTGTCGTCGACCGACAAGGAGCGCATCTGGCTCGAGGACAGCTACCACGTGGCGACCCTCGACAACGATCTGCCGCTGATCATCGACAGGTCCCTCGCGTTCGTCCATGCCCGCGCGGCAACCGCCTCACCGTGA
- a CDS encoding ROK family glucokinase yields MSGLSIGIDIGGTKIAAGVVDVSGNILSSTRRPTPSQDPAMVEALVAEAIGELRAGYDVTSVGIGAAGWVDASRKTVLFAPNLAWRNTPLYDDLARLVDIPVIVENDANAAAWGEYRFGAGEQDPDTVVLTIGTGIGCGLIIDGKLRRGRFGIGGEPGHMRVVPGGRQCGCGNLGCLEQYCSGTALVRAAREVAQTRPTDAARLLELAGGRAESIDGPVVTQAAQEGDPAAIDCFEEIGRWLGQGMADIAVTLDPGRFVIGGGVVDAGELLLRPARENYAAVLSGRGYRPFAEVVPARLGPDAGMIGAADLARTA; encoded by the coding sequence GTGAGCGGCCTTTCCATCGGAATCGACATCGGGGGGACGAAGATCGCCGCCGGTGTGGTCGACGTGTCCGGCAACATCCTGAGCTCCACCCGTCGGCCGACACCCAGCCAGGACCCGGCGATGGTGGAAGCGCTGGTCGCCGAGGCCATCGGCGAGCTGCGAGCCGGGTACGACGTGACGTCGGTGGGCATCGGTGCTGCCGGTTGGGTCGACGCTTCGCGCAAGACCGTGCTGTTCGCGCCGAACCTCGCCTGGCGCAACACCCCTCTCTACGACGACCTCGCGCGGCTGGTCGACATACCGGTGATCGTCGAGAACGACGCCAACGCGGCGGCGTGGGGCGAGTACCGCTTCGGTGCCGGCGAGCAGGACCCCGACACGGTCGTGCTCACCATCGGCACCGGCATCGGATGCGGGTTGATCATCGACGGCAAGCTGCGCCGAGGCCGGTTCGGCATCGGCGGGGAGCCCGGTCACATGCGCGTCGTACCGGGCGGGCGACAGTGCGGCTGCGGCAACCTCGGCTGCCTCGAGCAGTACTGCAGCGGCACGGCGTTGGTACGCGCCGCTCGTGAGGTCGCCCAGACCCGGCCGACCGACGCGGCTCGGCTGCTCGAGCTGGCCGGTGGCCGGGCCGAGTCGATCGACGGGCCGGTCGTGACGCAGGCGGCACAAGAGGGTGACCCGGCGGCGATCGACTGCTTCGAGGAGATCGGCCGCTGGCTCGGTCAAGGAATGGCCGACATCGCGGTCACCCTCGATCCCGGCAGGTTCGTGATCGGGGGCGGGGTCGTCGACGCCGGCGAGCTGTTGCTGCGGCCGGCTCGGGAGAACTACGCGGCGGTCCTGTCCGGTCGCGGGTACCGTCCGTTCGCCGAAGTCGTGCCGGCGCGGCTCGGTCCGGACGCCGGCATGATCGGGGCAGCGGACCTGGCGAGGACGGCATGA
- a CDS encoding TIGR00300 family protein, whose amino-acid sequence MLVNETVEITGHLMDSGVLAKVLDDVLDYGGDYTVDRIDLGKAHEDESHAVIIVGADSEENLARILMRLQVHGVNLVEPGEAEVVAATADGVFPDGFYSTTNLETVVRLGGQWVPVEQPEMDCGLLVTNGRVRTVPVSDVRAGDQIVVGAGGVKVVLPQREHRAVEHHAIDGRFEFMSSAVSSERPQALVVRQVAARMREVKNDGNRILWVAGPAVVHTGAATPMVELVRHGWVDVLFSGNALATHDIEAALFGTSLGVDLTVGTGTAHGHEHHIRAINTVRAAGSIKDAVEAGILERGVMHAMVSAKKPFVLVGSVRDDGPLPDVYTDVVEGQRAMRAQLPGVGFAIMVATMLHSIATGNLLPASVPLIAVDINPATVTKLADRGSAQAVGIVTDIGLFLEQLAIELVPGYRRD is encoded by the coding sequence ATGCTGGTCAACGAGACGGTCGAGATCACCGGCCACCTGATGGATTCCGGAGTCCTCGCGAAGGTCCTCGACGACGTCCTCGACTACGGCGGCGACTACACCGTCGACCGGATCGACCTCGGCAAGGCGCACGAGGACGAGTCGCACGCGGTGATCATCGTCGGCGCGGACAGCGAGGAGAACCTGGCTCGCATCCTGATGCGGCTGCAGGTCCACGGGGTCAACCTGGTGGAGCCCGGCGAGGCGGAGGTCGTCGCCGCCACGGCCGACGGCGTCTTCCCCGACGGCTTCTACTCCACCACCAACCTCGAGACCGTCGTGCGCCTGGGCGGGCAGTGGGTGCCGGTGGAGCAGCCCGAGATGGATTGCGGTCTGCTGGTGACGAACGGAAGGGTCCGCACGGTGCCGGTCAGCGACGTGCGCGCCGGCGACCAGATCGTCGTGGGAGCGGGCGGCGTCAAGGTCGTGCTGCCGCAGCGCGAGCACCGCGCCGTCGAGCATCACGCCATCGACGGGCGCTTCGAGTTCATGTCGTCAGCGGTGTCGAGCGAGCGGCCGCAGGCCCTCGTCGTACGCCAGGTGGCGGCTCGGATGCGGGAGGTCAAGAACGACGGCAACCGCATCCTGTGGGTCGCCGGACCGGCCGTCGTTCACACCGGTGCCGCCACGCCGATGGTCGAGCTGGTCCGCCACGGCTGGGTCGACGTGCTGTTCAGCGGCAACGCTCTGGCGACGCACGACATCGAAGCCGCGCTGTTCGGCACGTCGCTCGGCGTCGACCTGACCGTCGGCACCGGGACAGCGCACGGCCACGAGCACCACATCCGCGCGATCAACACCGTCCGTGCCGCCGGTTCGATCAAGGACGCGGTCGAGGCCGGCATCCTGGAGCGCGGCGTGATGCACGCGATGGTCTCGGCCAAGAAGCCGTTCGTACTGGTCGGATCGGTACGCGACGACGGGCCGCTGCCCGACGTCTACACCGACGTCGTGGAGGGTCAGCGCGCGATGCGCGCGCAACTGCCGGGCGTCGGCTTCGCGATCATGGTCGCGACCATGCTGCACTCGATCGCGACGGGCAACCTGCTGCCGGCGTCGGTCCCTCTCATCGCGGTGGACATCAACCCGGCGACGGTGACCAAGCTCGCCGACCGCGGCAGCGCGCAGGCGGTCGGGATCGTGACCGACATCGGGCTGTTCCTCGAGCAGCTCGCGATCGAGCTCGTGCCCGGCTACCGCCGCGACTGA